Within the Gracilinema caldarium DSM 7334 genome, the region ATGTCCGGGCAAGCCGCCTCGCTTACCTGGATGATGTGTTTCATGGGGCGGTTTCCACCCTCTATTCTACCGATGCAAATATCCGCAGGGTCATCTCCGAAAGTGACCTGGTGATCGGCGCAGTCCTCATACCGGGAGCCCGGGCCCCCAAACTGATTCGCCGGGAACATCTTGGATTGATGAAAAAACGCTCCGTGATTGTCGACGTAGCGGTTGATCAGGGGGGCTGTGTTGAAACCACCAGACCTACCACCCATGATAACCCCATTTATGAAGTAGATGGTATTATCCATTACTGCGTGGCCAATATGCCCGGTGCGGTTGCCCTTACCAGTACGCTTGCCCTGACCAGCACTACCCTGCCCTTTGGCCTAGAAATCGCCGAAAAGGGAGCGGAAGCAGCATGCCGGGAAAACCCTGCAATCCGCCGGGGACTGAACACCTACAAAGGGCACCTTACCTGTAAGGAGGTTGCTCTGGCCTTTAACATGCCCTGGACGGAAGCGGAACAGCTGTTGTAAGTTACTGGCATTATGGAACTGGACGCAACCGATTGGAATATCATCAGCATATTACAGGCGGGCTATGAAAACAACAACACCATAGCCCGTAAACTTGGCCTCTCGGAGGGTACCATACGAGCCCGTATTAAGCGGCTCCGGGAAGCCAATGTTATGCAGATCCGGGCTCTTATTAACCCTGAAGTTTTGGATAATAAACAACTTGCCCTGATAGCCATGCGAGTTGCCGAGTCCCGGCTTCTGGAAACAAAAGCCGAAGAAGTGGCCCGTCTGCCCAATGTACTGTCGGTTTCCATCGCATCGGGACGTTATGACCTGATTGCGGAGGTGCTGGTGGATTC harbors:
- a CDS encoding Lrp/AsnC family transcriptional regulator, which codes for MELDATDWNIISILQAGYENNNTIARKLGLSEGTIRARIKRLREANVMQIRALINPEVLDNKQLALIAMRVAESRLLETKAEEVARLPNVLSVSIASGRYDLIAEVLVDSNRGLVRFLTEELSGVEGVISSESFLMLKSYNKFV